In the genome of Yarrowia lipolytica chromosome 1B, complete sequence, the window GGTACGAAGATGTCGAGACGACCCGGCTGATGAGAACACACACGCAGACATCGCGAATGAGCATGAACTCCAACAAGCCTCTGCCTGACCCGCTAGATGTCGCCAACCCGCGCAACAGCCGAATATACGGCACCAACTATTCAGCATATCGCGGAGTGACTCCCGCGCCACCACCAAAGGACCATTTCGTCATGGAACAATTTGAGATAGAGATGcctgacgacgaggaacgaggacgagaagatggCAGAAGACGACGAAGAAAGCGACGAACACCGTCAGAGGAGGAAGCGCGACAAAAGAGAAAACAACGACGACACAGAGCACGAAGATACGAGTCAAGGCAGACACAGAATCATCCGTACTTCACGTGGTTCATGACGACGGTTCACATTGCAGTGTTTGTGGCCGAGATCATCAAAATGGGAGTCCTAACTGGAATTCCCATCCAGACTCAACCCTCTTTTAACCCCATGATTGGTCCCTCCAACTATGTGCTCATCAACATGGGGGCCCGGTTCACTCCCTGCATGATGTATATCAAGGGTGTCACAGATGACCCCACATTGTTATTTCCCTGCCCCAACTCCACAACGCTTGAAACTGACAAATGTACACTAGAGGAGCTTTGTGGCATGGGAATGAAGCAGACCCCTGGCTCTGACGGcggctccatcacctcaGGGGGCCAGTGGTGGCGGTTCATCACCCCCATTTTCATGCATGCTGGAATCATCCATATCGGTTTCAACATGCTTCTGCAGATGACTCTAGGAGCCGATATCGAGAAGCAAATTGGTATTATCAGATACTTTTTTATTTACTTTGCATGCGGTATTGGTGGGTTCCTGTTTGGAGGAAACTATACTCCCGACGGTATCGCGTCCACTGGAGCATCTGGTTCACTTTTCGGCATCATTGCCATTGACCTTTTGGATCTTCTGTTCAACTGGTCCATTTTCAGGAACCCTGTGCGGATTCTGATTATTCACATCATCGAGATTGTGGTTTCGTTTGTCTTGGGTTTGCTGCCTGGTCTTGATAACTTCTCCCATATCGGAGGCTTCATTGTTGGCGTGCTTTTGGGCATCGCCATTCTGCGGTCCCCTCTAAAGGTTGTTGACGAAGGCACTTCTCTTTTCAACCAAGGCATGAGTTCTGAGGAACAAGCTCGGTTGAGACGAAGACAGCTGATTCAGCAAGAGGAAGACGACAAGAATCATCTGCTTGCGGTCTTTCCCAAGAGCAGAGACCAACTTGACCGAGATATCGAGCAGTTCAAGTCGCGACCTCGGCGATGGTACATTTGGTTCTTAGTGCGTCTTGCATGTCTTGCATTGGTGGGAGTCTTCTTTGGCCTGTTATCTCGAGATTTCCAGAACGGTGGAGGCGATTGCCACTGGTGCAAGTATCTGTCCTGTTTGCCTGTCAATGGCTGGTGTGACTTGGGCAACATTACTACTGGCGACAATTAGTCTTGGCCTAGCTAACTGCATTTAGATGAATTATGATTGTATGActtcagtatgtacaagtatgtacagtattcaGTATTTACATAACTGGTTACATTTTGCAGAGTTATGGATATAGATTATTCAAAACATATGTATTGTATTTACACTTACAGAGACTTCTCGAGATCGGAAATATCCTTGTACACCTTCTCCCAGTCGGTCCAGTCGACCTTGCCGCTCATGGGAGGTCGAGAACCATTCTCACGGCCGAATCCAGTCGCTCGTCGGGTCAGCTCCTTGGTACCGAGAGGTCCAAAGACGTCAACAATCTCAGCAGCCCAGGACACAACGTACTGAACGt includes:
- a CDS encoding uncharacterized protein (Compare to YALI0B23078g, similar to uniprot|Q9HEF8 Neurospora crassa Related to membrane protein), which gives rise to MSAPPYDNPFEVGEYDNSDSLHRSGSTRSQGRRSSRYEYQYTKPLPGAPGQSQDQGFYSAGGFSGAHHQIHPDKGDLPPLPGESQEYGDSNLRTSQDGNSLASYGDSFNGHYKASSQTSNWYEDVETTRLMRTHTQTSRMSMNSNKPLPDPLDVANPRNSRIYGTNYSAYRGVTPAPPPKDHFVMEQFEIEMPDDEERGREDGRRRRRKRRTPSEEEARQKRKQRRHRARRYESRQTQNHPYFTWFMTTVHIAVFVAEIIKMGVLTGIPIQTQPSFNPMIGPSNYVLINMGARFTPCMMYIKGVTDDPTLLFPCPNSTTLETDKCTLEELCGMGMKQTPGSDGGSITSGGQWWRFITPIFMHAGIIHIGFNMLLQMTLGADIEKQIGIIRYFFIYFACGIGGFLFGGNYTPDGIASTGASGSLFGIIAIDLLDLLFNWSIFRNPVRILIIHIIEIVVSFVLGLLPGLDNFSHIGGFIVGVLLGIAILRSPLKVVDEGTSLFNQGMSSEEQARLRRRQLIQQEEDDKNHLLAVFPKSRDQLDRDIEQFKSRPRRWYIWFLVRLACLALVGVFFGLLSRDFQNGGGDCHWCKYLSCLPVNGWCDLGNITTGDN